CATGGATTCTCTGAAGGTTTCTTGAACCtctttttgtataaaaaacgaaaaaacaaaatcctcctttttcttccaaaCTCTTCTTCATTCATAAAAACACCTGGAATCCACAAAGATCAAAATCCAGAATAagcattttcaagaatttggcGAAATTAACAGAATTtttaccacataaatatatagcaTCAACAAGTTTGAAGCTTTTGAATcgaaattacacaaacaccccctatattttataaaattcaattacacACCTTGAGGtgtgttagtgtaatattcAAAAAGCGTTTGTTTAAGTTTAATAACCTCAAAAGGTATagctataattttagaaaaaacaaGGGAcatttgtgtattttaacCTAAATTCAGGGAGTATCCAAGTAATACCCAGAGATAATTGCTGGACAAATAGAAAGTCCACAACTACTGGGGAGATGGGAGGGTTATACGGAGAAAGAATAACACATTCATAAACCATGTTACTTTTGCATTAGTCTAAGCGAGCACGTAGTACAGTTAGTTTGGATGTTGAAACTAATCAAAACCATAAAAACAGGGATAAATTCTTGAGCAGATTTAGACAAGAAATAATTGAAGGTTCGTCAATCAACCTCAATATCTCCTCGCAAAACCACCACCACGGCCATAAGCAGGGCCAGCAGGCAATCCCTGTGGTTCAGTACTCTGCTTAACAACTCCAGGAAGTTCAGCCATGCCAAGGGATGCAAGCATGTCGATTGTCTCCTTGTCAACTTCAATGACATCAGTCTTAATGGCAGACTCATCCGGGACAAAGTCCATGCGCCTCTCACGCTCCTCTTCCTGCAGCTTGAGCGAGATGCCACGAACTGGACCCTTTTGGATCCGTTTCATCAGGTGTGTGGAGAACCCGGCAATCTTGTTGCGGAGACGTTTGGACGGAATAATAGCTACTTCCTCCAAGACTTTCTTGTTTGTGTGAAAATCTAGGGTCATTTTGGAGTAGTACCTCTCAATAACTTGTCGAGAGGACTTTTTAACTGTCTTAGTACGCACACGACCCATCTTGACAGCAGCACCCTAGAATCCGACTCTGAAATAGATATAAAGCAGTCAGACACGGCATAAAGTTAAAATAAGATAACTGAGCTTCTAACAAAgaaaggagaagaaagaaaaatttatagacTCGTTCCCATAAGAACTACGAAGATATACAGTCTGAACATACCAAGTTTTGTTCAGGTTTTCATCATTCTAAATACAATCATATCCATGTTGGATCAAGTGCTAGGAAACTGGAACTGGTCATCTGCTCCCGGTATCCAACAGTATATTCAACATAGCAAGATAGTAAGAACCAAGGACTATCTTCTAGTGTTTCTCAGAAAGCAAACTTACTATATCTGTACCGTGTGCGGTGTATCTAAATCCACCAGTTGATTACAAAAAATCCCAAAACTAATAGAAATTCAATTAGAAATCGTTTGACAAATAACAATTTCCAAACATcagttacaaatatttaaattgccattctcctctaaataaattaatactattattacATCTCTAGACTAGAAATTGAAAACTGGAAGATCAACATTGTAAACTCGAGCCTAATCTCGTATCCTCCCTCTCCGTTCCCTCAAATTGCtgactaaataaataattataaaattaggggaatacaaaatccaaaagttaacataataataaaaatcttaAAGTTAAATTCAACTTCTAGCGTCAAAATCAGTGCATATACATGCAGATCAAATAAACACAAGAATCTATATGCACGCTAAGACGACCACTTTCCAACTGTCAGCATCTAATGAATGTTCCCAGATATTCTTTTTGCATATCCAAGCAATCCTAATcctaaacatatatattatatacaaacaCTAGAAAAATTCCGAAAAAATCCGAACAATGCAAAGAgacagagaaagaaaaaagagaagcaCGAGTTCAAAGTAATGCAGCAACAGAGAGCAAGAATTTACTTGGAAAAAACGGCGAACGGCGACGGTGGACGCGGCAGCTGTTGGCAGTGTCAGCGTATGAAGAAGAAATAGCACAAGACGAGAATATAGGGCATCTGCTAATTAGGGTTCGAGATCCTATTGGGCTGGGCTCAAATTAAATGGGCCAAGAACCAGACTGCAATATTTGTTGGGCTTTGTGAATGTTCAAATTGGGTTACAacttttacccttatttttgGGCCacaaccattttttttttaatgaaatttaccgtcccaaaaaaaaaagagagagagaatcaaCTACTAAAAAGATGATCGATTctttaaaatctttttcttcaattgAAAGAAGCAGAGACGTAGTTAGCCTGACTCCTTAGagggtttttttctttttctttttttttttcccaaagcTTTTTGCTTATTAGTGTTTTCACATGTGAATTTGTTGCCCATCACCTTATCTAGAAAGTATAATAGAAATTAATGATGTGTACTTAGTCTAGTAGTATCAAGATAGTcgaagaattttcaaaaaaaatttaaattcaaaggaGGACTATCTGCGAAGGAAGGGTTAACACTCTAATGTTTAGgtcaatatttgaattattgaataaataatagaaaaactcaaaataatgtaaaaataatggTGTGAAAAGTGATGtggaatgataaaaaaaaattagtgtgaGTGAAAATGAGTATATGGAGTGCCAAAGTATGCAAAGAGCTTACTaaaaatcaagagaaaagTGTGTGGAAGTAAATGATGCTCGTTACCATTATGGCTGCAAAGTGGCCCCTATTTATAGGCTGGCTGAGAGCAAAATTCGAAAATAGTTGCAGCATATGATACACAATTTCAAAGATGTGTGAGTTAGCtaactaaaaaaaacaaattataatttcgaTTTATTTGGAAGAGCAT
This region of Sesamum indicum cultivar Zhongzhi No. 13 linkage group LG4, S_indicum_v1.0, whole genome shotgun sequence genomic DNA includes:
- the LOC105161000 gene encoding 40S ribosomal protein S17; translated protein: MGRVRTKTVKKSSRQVIERYYSKMTLDFHTNKKVLEEVAIIPSKRLRNKIAGFSTHLMKRIQKGPVRGISLKLQEEERERRMDFVPDESAIKTDVIEVDKETIDMLASLGMAELPGVVKQSTEPQGLPAGPAYGRGGGFARRY